Proteins co-encoded in one Arachis hypogaea cultivar Tifrunner chromosome 11, arahy.Tifrunner.gnm2.J5K5, whole genome shotgun sequence genomic window:
- the LOC112723147 gene encoding acetate--CoA ligase CCL3 has translation MVVRDIDELPKNAANYTALTPLWFLERAAQVHPTRASLIHGSRRYTWQQTYHRCRRFASALNNRSIGLGNTVAVIAPNIPALYEAHFGIPMAGAVLNPVNIRLNASTIAFLLGHSSASAVIVDQEFFTLAEEALKIWSDKTKGFKPPLLVVIGDENCDPKQLRYAKGKGAIEYEDFLESGDPGYAWKPPEDEWQSIALGYTSGTTASPKGVVLHHRGAYLMSLSGAVIWGMNEGAVYLWTLPMFHCNGWCYTWTLAALCGTNICLRQVAAKAVYEAIAKYKVTHFCAAPVVLNTIVNAPPEDTILPLPHVVHVNTAGAAPPPSVLAAMSQRGFRVTHTYGLSETYGPSTVCAWKPEWESLPPETQARLNARQGVRYIGLESLEVVNTTTMEPVPADGKTIGEIVMRGNVVMKGYLKNPKANEETFANGWFHSGDLAVKHPDGYIEIKDRSKDIIISGAENISSVEIENVMYTHPAILEASVVARPDEKWGESPCAFVTLKPGVDASNEQRLVEDIIKFCRAKMPAYWVPKSVVFGPLPKTATGKIQKHLLRAKAKEMGPVKISKL, from the exons ATGGTGGTGCGCGACATAGACGAATTGCCCAAGAACGCTGCCAACTACACAGCGTTGACGCCGCTGTGGTTCCTGGAGAGAGCAGCTCAGGTGCACCCCACCAGAGCCTCCCTCATCCATGGATCCCGTCGCTACACGTGGCAACAGACTTACCACCGTTGCCGTCGATTCGCATCTGCTCTCAACAATCGTTCCATCGGTCTCGGCAACACC GTTGCTGTTATTGCACCCAACATTCCAGCTCTGTATGAAGCTCATTTTGGAATTCCAATGGCAGGAGCAGTATTGAACCCTGTTAACATTAGGTTGAATGCATCCACCATAGCATTCCTTCTTGGTCATTCCTCCGCATCAGCGGTAATTGTGGATCAAGAGTTCTTTACCTTAGCAGAGGAAGCTTTGAAAATATGGTCTGATAAAACCAAAGGCTTCAAGCCTCCACTTTTAGTTGTGATTGGTGATGAGAACTGTGATCCTAAGCAACTAAGATATGCTAAGGGAAAAGGAGCAATTGAATATGAGGATTTTCTTGAGAGTGGTGACCCTGGATATGCATGGAAACCCCCGGAGGATGAGTGGCAAAGTATTGCATTAGGTTACACTTCTGGTACAACTGCTAGTCCTAAGGGTGTGGTGTTACACCATAGAGGAGCATATCTTATGTCTCTAAGTGGTGCTGTTATTTGGGGAATGAATGAAGGAGCTGTGTATCTTTGGACACTACCTATGTTTCATTGCAATGGTTGGTGCTACACTTGGACCCTTGCTGCTTTATGTGGTACTAACATATGCCTTCGTCAG GTAGCAGCTAAGGCAGTGTATGAAGCCATTGCCAAGTACAAAGTGACTCATTTTTGTGCAGCACCAGTGGTTCTCAATACAATAGTGAATGCACCACCCGAAGACACCATCCTTCCTCTGCCTCATGTTGTTCATGTTAATACAGCTGGAGCTGCTCCTCCTCCTTCTGTTCTGGCCGCAATGTCCCAAAGAGGATTTCGCGTCACTCACACCTATGGCCTCTCAGAAACCTATGGCCCCTCCACAGTCTGTGCCTGGAAGCCAGAGTGGGAATCGCTTCCCCCCGAAACCCAAGCCAGGCTCAACGCAAGGCAAGGGGTTCGGTACATTGGCTTGGAAAGCCTAGAAGTGGTTAACACAACAACAATGGAACCTGTTCCTGCTGATGGCAAAACCATCGGCGAGATTGTGATGCGTGGCAATGTTGTGATGAAAGGATACTTAAAGAATCCCAAAGCCAATGAAGAGACCTTTGCAAATGGATGGTTTCACTCGGGTGATCTCGCCGTAAAGCACCCAGATGGATACATAGAAATCAAGGACAGATCAAAGGACATAATCATCTCGGGTGCTGAGAATATCAGCAGTGTGGAGATTGAGAATGTTATGTATACACACCCTGCAATTCTTGAGGCATCAGTGGTTGCAAGACCAGATGAGAAATGGGGTGAGTCTCCTTGTGCTTTTGTGACATTGAAGCCAGGAGTGGATGCTAGTAATGAGCAGCGTCTTGTTGAGGATATAATAAAGTTCTGTAGGGCCAAGATGCCTGCTTATTGGGTCCCAAAATCAGTGGTTTTTGGACCCTTACCTAAGACAGCTACTGGGAAGATTCAGAAGCATTTGCTGAGGGCCAAGGCTAAAGAGATGGGACCTGTTAAGATCAGCAAGTTGTAA